A genomic segment from Streptomyces sp. NBC_01233 encodes:
- a CDS encoding putative leader peptide, with amino-acid sequence MQPLGDRTVTLVERRHVDLVRVASAICRCSA; translated from the coding sequence ATGCAGCCTCTCGGTGACCGCACCGTCACCCTCGTCGAGCGCCGCCACGTAGACCTGGTCCGTGTCGCGAGCGCCATCTGTCGCTGTTCCGCGTAG